In Vulpes lagopus strain Blue_001 chromosome 1, ASM1834538v1, whole genome shotgun sequence, a genomic segment contains:
- the FMO2 gene encoding dimethylaniline monooxygenase [N-oxide-forming] 2 isoform X3, which produces MQLWFAVAITSSLTSHWSHFQVFISTRHGSWVMSRISEDGYPWDMVFHSRFRSMLRNVLPQTIRKWIMEQQMDRWFNHENYGLEPQNKYLMKEPVLNDDLPSRILYGTIKVKPKVKELTETSAIFEDGTVEEGIDVIVFATGYTFSFPFLEDSLVKVEDKMVSLYKYMFPPHLEKSTLACIGLIQPLGSIFPTVELQARWATRVFKGLCTLPSGSTMMADIIKRNEKRIDLFGKSLSQTLQTNYVDYLDELALEIGAKPDLLSLLLKDPKLAVKLYFGPCNSYQYRLIGPGQWKGARSAILTQKQRILKPLKTRAPKASSDFPISFLLKILGLLAIVVAFFFQLQWF; this is translated from the exons GTATTTATCAGCACCAGACATGGCTCCTGGGTCATGAGCCGTATCTCTGAAGATGGTTATCCCTGGGACATGGTGTTCCACAGCCGGTTTAGGTCCATGCTCCGAAATGTCCTGCCACAAACAATTCGAAAATGGATTATGGAACAGCAGATGGATCGGTGGTTCAACCATGAAAATTATGGTCTTGAGCCGCAAAACAA ATATCTTATGAAAGAACCGGTACTAAATGATGATCTTCCAAGTCGTATACTCTATGGAACCATCAAGGTGAAACCAAAAGTGAAAGAGCTCACAGAAACTTCTGCCATCTTTGAAGACGGAACAGTGGAGGAAGGGATTGATGTCATTGTCTTTGCAACAGGAtatactttctcttttcccttccttgaaGATTCACTTGTTAAAGTAGAGGATAAAATGGTCTCGCTGTATAAATACATGTTCCCTCCTCACCTGGAGAAGTCCACTCTGGCGTGCATTGGTCTCATCCAGCCCCTAGGTTCCATTTTCCCAACTGTTGAACTTCAAGCTCGTTGGGCTACCAGGGTCTTCAAAG GCTTGTGTACCTTGCCCTCAGGGAGCACTATGATGGCGGACATTATCAagaggaatgaaaaaagaatagatct GTTTGGAAAGAGCCTGAGCCAGACACTGCAGACCAATTATGTTGACTACTTGGACGAGCTTGCCTTAGAGATAGGTGCGAAGCCAGACCTCCTGTCTCTCTTGTTAAAAGACCCCAAACTTGCTGTGAAGCTCTACTTCGGACCCTGCAACTCCTACCAGTACCGCCTCATTGGGCCCGGGCAGTGGAAGGGGGCCAGGAGTGCCATCCTCACCCAGAAACAAAGGATACTGAAGCCTTTAAAGACACGGGCACCAAAAGCTTCAAGTGATTTCCCTATTTCCTTCCTGTTGAAAATTCTGGGGCTTCTCGCTATTgttgtggcctttttttttcagcttcaatGGTTCTAA